One Tubulanus polymorphus chromosome 5, tnTubPoly1.2, whole genome shotgun sequence DNA segment encodes these proteins:
- the LOC141905246 gene encoding band 4.1-like protein 4 isoform X2 has protein sequence MHCLADNPEDTYCKVLLLDDTELVTEIKSSAKGEFLLNWVFDRLNLQENDYFGLRYLDQTNQTQWVDPTKTIKTQLKVGAPYTVYFGVKFYAADPCLLKEELTRYQFFLQVKRDILQGRLPVTFDQAAELCAYAVQSELGDYDPRRHSFGYVSEFRLVPNQTTELEDRIHQIHRTLAGQVPSSAERYYLDMVKWMEAYGVDFHRVLGEGAVEYFLGLTPTGVVVYKNKSKVGNYFWPRIVKVTFKNKNFMIRVKDKNNYENTYTFECPTKQGCKHLWKCCVEHHAFFRLSHVAQPSGNFFQLGSKYRYSGRTEKQALSDAAAIRPEPQVLRTPSRRHQRRSAGSDSGLEQTLGTQYSGSSRSMGTSIDPNMPVSKFIQPEPVIAIAKARSSGHESPHSNRSAPWENESQSTGGLYTRGHDSPYSNHSEKMMFPRRVPSTGSESEKTDRRHRSRRDTDENEAPRRRRRRSKESNKSNNSDLSEQSKSSRGSSKASKGSKGSKGSSSSRKYHRNRKRSSKNEEMVDSETQWKEVQRRQSERENIGPQDAVVKDLRLQNGSVRSLQSNDSKESHEQRRLRRRSRSPGKRPPEELKQHFQYELVDPEPLTEEQKRDIPYMAVETKAEPFRIKYSPHTRHKRRTSPYRKSGGPGFWWDWEGMEYVKPNGTGTTPTSPDAPPPYSSMMENRRSYNSDLYNGGGRKDEVETMVHPSAPTVYKQELHSAPIVKTKKNVYASVGHNTRESPASNPDYLRSHVSHIRQFGDASNRPKDLPVRSNRPYNSNDNRADIVATYYVGDPELKSSVKSRSMSPPDRAASKSQNASPVKSSTSKSRSTSPPDNYSFAKPRHQISSPSSPPPGYAAAAASSSVPSCSSPGTAGVSPSRAFQPLPQDLNYGLKLAPMIDVATEL, from the exons ATGCATTGTTTGGCGGATAATCCTGAAGATACGTACTGCAAAGTTTTATTATTGGACGACACTGAACTAGTCACAGAGATCAAG AGTTCTGCGAAAGGTGAATTTTTACTCAACTGGGTGTTCGATAGACTGAACCTACAGGAAAATGATTACTTCGGTTTAAGATATCTCGACCAAACCAACCAAACA CAATGGGTCGACCCAACGAAGACAATCAAAACACAATTAAAAG TTGGTGCTCCGTACACTGTATATTTTGGTGTGAAATTCTACGCAGCTGACCCCTGTTTACTGAAGGAAGAACTGACGAG gTATCAGTTTTTCCTGCAAGTGAAACGTGATATATTACAAGGTCGTCTACCAGTTACATTTGACCAGGCTGCTGAGTTATGTGCATATGCTGTTCAAT CTGAATTGGGAGATTATGATCCTAGACGACATTCCTTCGGTTACGTTTCCGAGTTCCGACTTGTGCCAAATCAAACGACAGAACTGGAGGATCGAATTCACCAGATACACAGGACCCTGGC TGGCCAAGTTCCATCATCGGCTGAACGCTATTATCTAGATATGGTTAAATGGATGGAAGCTTATGGCGTCGATTTCCATCGAGTTTTG GGTGAGGGAGCTGTGGAATATTTCCTTGGTCTTACGCCGACCGGGGTTGTTGTATATAAGAATAAATCGAAAGTCGGGAACTATTTCTG GCCGCGGATTGTCAAAGTCACATTCAAGAACAAGAATTTCATGATCAGAGTCAAAGATAAAAAT AATTATGAGAACACGTATACGTTTGAATGTCCAACGAAGCAGGGATGTAAGCATTTATGGAAGTGTTGTGTGGAACATCACGCATTCTTCCG GCTTAGCCACGTAGCGCAACCTTCAGGGAACTTCTTTCAGTTAGGATCGAAATATAGATACAG TGGTCGTACTGAGAAGCAAGCATTGAGCGATGCAGCAGCTATCCGTCCAGAGCCTCAGGTGTTACGAACACCTAGCCGTCGACATCAACGAAGATCTGCTGGTTCAGATTCTGGACTTGAACAAACCTTAG GAACACAGTATTCCGGATCATCTCGTAGTATGGGTACGTCAATAGACCCGAATATGCCGGTCAGTAAATTCATCCAGCCTGAACCGGTGATCGCAATAGCGAAAGCTCGGTCATCGGGTCATGAATCTCCACACAGTAATCGGTCAGCTCCGTGGGAAAATGAGTCTCAATCTACCGG AGGGCTGTACACGAGAGGACATGATTCGCCGTATTCGAATCACAGCGAAAAAATGATGTTTCCGCGTCGAGTGCCGTCAACCGGTAGTGAAAGTGAAAAGACAGACAGAAG ACATAGAAGTCGGCGAGATACAGATGAAAACGAAGCCCCCAGAAGACGAAGGAGAAG aTCTAAAGAGTCGAATAAAAGCAATAACAGTGATTTGTCGGAACAATCTAAGTCATCGCGCGGTTCGTCGAAAGCCAGTAAGGGCAGTAAAGGCAGTAAGGGCTCGTCGTCGTCGCGTAAATATCATCGAAATCGAAAACGCTCGTCGAAAAACGAGGAGATGGTCGACTCAGAAACGCAATGGAAAGAAGTTCAACGACGGCAAAGCGAGAGGGAAAATATCGG GCCTCAAGATGCTGTAGTTAAAGATCTTCGCCTTCAAAATGG CTCAGTACGGTCGCTGCAATCAAATGACTCCAAGGAAAGCCATGAACAACGTCGACTTAGAAG GAGAAGTCGATCGCCTGGCAAACGACCACCGGAAGAGCTCAAACAACATTTCCAATACGAGTTGGTCGATCCAGAACCTTTAACTGAGGAACAGAAGAGGGATATTCCCTATATGGCTGTTGA GACAAAAGCCGAACCATTCCGGATCAAGTATTCTCCTCATACGAGGCATAAAAGACGCACATCTCCTTACAGGAAAAGTGGCGGCCCTGG ATTCTGGTGGGACTG GGAAGGAATGGAGTATGTGAAGCCTAACGGAACTGGCACGACGCCGACCTCGCCCGATGCTCCTCCGCCGTATTCTTCAATGATGGAAAATCGTCGCAGTTACAATTCAGATCTGTACAACGGTGGAGG GAGGAAAGATGAAGTGGAGACTATGGTGCATCCTTCAGCGCCAACAGTTTATAAACAGGAGCTTCACTCCGCTCCTATTGTAAAAACTAAA aaAAATGTCTATGCATCTGTTGGGCATAACACCCGGGAAAGTCCAGCGAGTAATCCAGATTATTTGAG GAGCCATGTTAGTCATATACGTCAATTTGGAGATGCAAGCAACCGTCCAAAAGATCTTCCTGTTCGCTCAAATCGTCCTTataattcaaatgataatag AGCTGACATAGTCGCCACATATTATGTCGGTGATCCGGAGTTAAAGTCATCGGTAAAATCTCGATCAATGTCTCCTCCCGATCGAGCGGCTTCGAAGTCTCAGAACGCCAGCCCGGTGAAGTCATCGACGTCGAAGTCACGTTCGACGTCCCCGCCTGATAATTATAGCTTTGCCAAACCACGCCATCAG ATATCATCGCCATCATCACCACCACCCGGTtacgcagcagcagcagcatcatcaTCAGTCCCATCCTGTAGTTCACCTGGAACCGCCGGCGTCTCGCCAAGCCGAGCCTTCCAACCACTCCCACAAGATCTCAACTACGGTTTAAAACTCGCTCCGATGATCGATGTTGCCACTGAACTGTGA
- the LOC141905246 gene encoding band 4.1-like protein 4 isoform X5, whose amino-acid sequence MHCLADNPEDTYCKVLLLDDTELVTEIKSSAKGEFLLNWVFDRLNLQENDYFGLRYLDQTNQTQWVDPTKTIKTQLKVGAPYTVYFGVKFYAADPCLLKEELTRYQFFLQVKRDILQGRLPVTFDQAAELCAYAVQSELGDYDPRRHSFGYVSEFRLVPNQTTELEDRIHQIHRTLAGMVPALAEHSYLDTVKWFDMYGVDLHQVLGEGAVEYFLGLTPTGVVVYKNKSKVGNYFWPRIVKVTFKNKNFMIRVKDKNNYENTYTFECPTKQGCKHLWKCCVEHHAFFRLSHVAQPSGNFFQLGSKYRYSGRTEKQALSDAAAIRPEPQVLRTPSRRHQRRSAGSDSGLEQTLGTQYSGSSRSMGTSIDPNMPVSKFIQPEPVIAIAKARSSGHESPHSNRSAPWENESQSTGGLYTRGHDSPYSNHSEKMMFPRRVPSTGSESEKTDRRHRSRRDTDENEAPRRRRRRSKESNKSNNSDLSEQSKSSRGSSKASKGSKGSKGSSSSRKYHRNRKRSSKNEEMVDSETQWKEVQRRQSERENIGPQDAVVKDLRLQNGSVRSLQSNDSKESHEQRRLRRRSRSPGKRPPEELKQHFQYELVDPEPLTEEQKRDIPYMAVETKAEPFRIKYSPHTRHKRRTSPYRKSGGPGFWWDWEGMEYVKPNGTGTTPTSPDAPPPYSSMMENRRSYNSDLYNGGGRKDEVETMVHPSAPTVYKQELHSAPIVKTKKNVYASVGHNTRESPASNPDYLRSHVSHIRQFGDASNRPKDLPVRSNRPYNSNDNRLDQIG is encoded by the exons ATGCATTGTTTGGCGGATAATCCTGAAGATACGTACTGCAAAGTTTTATTATTGGACGACACTGAACTAGTCACAGAGATCAAG AGTTCTGCGAAAGGTGAATTTTTACTCAACTGGGTGTTCGATAGACTGAACCTACAGGAAAATGATTACTTCGGTTTAAGATATCTCGACCAAACCAACCAAACA CAATGGGTCGACCCAACGAAGACAATCAAAACACAATTAAAAG TTGGTGCTCCGTACACTGTATATTTTGGTGTGAAATTCTACGCAGCTGACCCCTGTTTACTGAAGGAAGAACTGACGAG gTATCAGTTTTTCCTGCAAGTGAAACGTGATATATTACAAGGTCGTCTACCAGTTACATTTGACCAGGCTGCTGAGTTATGTGCATATGCTGTTCAAT CTGAATTGGGAGATTATGATCCTAGACGACATTCCTTCGGTTACGTTTCCGAGTTCCGACTTGTGCCAAATCAAACGACAGAACTGGAGGATCGAATTCACCAGATACACAGGACCCTGGC TGGTATGGTGCCAGCGTTGGCTGAGCACAGCTATCTAGACACCGTTAAATGGTTCGACATGTACGGCGTAGACCTACATCAGGTGTTG GGTGAGGGAGCTGTGGAATATTTCCTTGGTCTTACGCCGACCGGGGTTGTTGTATATAAGAATAAATCGAAAGTCGGGAACTATTTCTG GCCGCGGATTGTCAAAGTCACATTCAAGAACAAGAATTTCATGATCAGAGTCAAAGATAAAAAT AATTATGAGAACACGTATACGTTTGAATGTCCAACGAAGCAGGGATGTAAGCATTTATGGAAGTGTTGTGTGGAACATCACGCATTCTTCCG GCTTAGCCACGTAGCGCAACCTTCAGGGAACTTCTTTCAGTTAGGATCGAAATATAGATACAG TGGTCGTACTGAGAAGCAAGCATTGAGCGATGCAGCAGCTATCCGTCCAGAGCCTCAGGTGTTACGAACACCTAGCCGTCGACATCAACGAAGATCTGCTGGTTCAGATTCTGGACTTGAACAAACCTTAG GAACACAGTATTCCGGATCATCTCGTAGTATGGGTACGTCAATAGACCCGAATATGCCGGTCAGTAAATTCATCCAGCCTGAACCGGTGATCGCAATAGCGAAAGCTCGGTCATCGGGTCATGAATCTCCACACAGTAATCGGTCAGCTCCGTGGGAAAATGAGTCTCAATCTACCGG AGGGCTGTACACGAGAGGACATGATTCGCCGTATTCGAATCACAGCGAAAAAATGATGTTTCCGCGTCGAGTGCCGTCAACCGGTAGTGAAAGTGAAAAGACAGACAGAAG ACATAGAAGTCGGCGAGATACAGATGAAAACGAAGCCCCCAGAAGACGAAGGAGAAG aTCTAAAGAGTCGAATAAAAGCAATAACAGTGATTTGTCGGAACAATCTAAGTCATCGCGCGGTTCGTCGAAAGCCAGTAAGGGCAGTAAAGGCAGTAAGGGCTCGTCGTCGTCGCGTAAATATCATCGAAATCGAAAACGCTCGTCGAAAAACGAGGAGATGGTCGACTCAGAAACGCAATGGAAAGAAGTTCAACGACGGCAAAGCGAGAGGGAAAATATCGG GCCTCAAGATGCTGTAGTTAAAGATCTTCGCCTTCAAAATGG CTCAGTACGGTCGCTGCAATCAAATGACTCCAAGGAAAGCCATGAACAACGTCGACTTAGAAG GAGAAGTCGATCGCCTGGCAAACGACCACCGGAAGAGCTCAAACAACATTTCCAATACGAGTTGGTCGATCCAGAACCTTTAACTGAGGAACAGAAGAGGGATATTCCCTATATGGCTGTTGA GACAAAAGCCGAACCATTCCGGATCAAGTATTCTCCTCATACGAGGCATAAAAGACGCACATCTCCTTACAGGAAAAGTGGCGGCCCTGG ATTCTGGTGGGACTG GGAAGGAATGGAGTATGTGAAGCCTAACGGAACTGGCACGACGCCGACCTCGCCCGATGCTCCTCCGCCGTATTCTTCAATGATGGAAAATCGTCGCAGTTACAATTCAGATCTGTACAACGGTGGAGG GAGGAAAGATGAAGTGGAGACTATGGTGCATCCTTCAGCGCCAACAGTTTATAAACAGGAGCTTCACTCCGCTCCTATTGTAAAAACTAAA aaAAATGTCTATGCATCTGTTGGGCATAACACCCGGGAAAGTCCAGCGAGTAATCCAGATTATTTGAG GAGCCATGTTAGTCATATACGTCAATTTGGAGATGCAAGCAACCGTCCAAAAGATCTTCCTGTTCGCTCAAATCGTCCTTataattcaaatgataatag ATTAGATCAGATTGGATAA
- the LOC141905246 gene encoding band 4.1-like protein 4 isoform X4 yields the protein MHCLADNPEDTYCKVLLLDDTELVTEIKSSAKGEFLLNWVFDRLNLQENDYFGLRYLDQTNQTQWVDPTKTIKTQLKVGAPYTVYFGVKFYAADPCLLKEELTRYQFFLQVKRDILQGRLPVTFDQAAELCAYAVQSELGDYDPRRHSFGYVSEFRLVPNQTTELEDRIHQIHRTLAGMVPALAEHSYLDTVKWFDMYGVDLHQVLGEGAVEYFLGLTPTGVVVYKNKSKVGNYFWPRIVKVTFKNKNFMIRVKDKNNYENTYTFECPTKQGCKHLWKCCVEHHAFFRLSHVAQPSGNFFQLGSKYRYSGRTEKQALSDAAAIRPEPQVLRTPSRRHQRRSAGSDSGLEQTLGTQYSGSSRSMGTSIDPNMPVSKFIQPEPVIAIAKARSSGHESPHSNRSAPWENESQSTGGLYTRGHDSPYSNHSEKMMFPRRVPSTGSESEKTDRRHRSRRDTDENEAPRRRRRRSKESNKSNNSDLSEQSKSSRGSSKASKGSKGSKGSSSSRKYHRNRKRSSKNEEMVDSETQWKEVQRRQSERENIGPQDAVVKDLRLQNGSVRSLQSNDSKESHEQRRLRRRSRSPGKRPPEELKQHFQYELVDPEPLTEEQKRDIPYMAVETKAEPFRIKYSPHTRHKRRTSPYRKSGGPGFWWDWEGMEYVKPNGTGTTPTSPDAPPPYSSMMENRRSYNSDLYNGGGRKDEVETMVHPSAPTVYKQELHSAPIVKTKKNVYASVGHNTRESPASNPDYLRSHVSHIRQFGDASNRPKDLPVRSNRPYNSNDNRYHRHHHHHPVTQQQQHHHQSHPVVHLEPPASRQAEPSNHSHKISTTV from the exons ATGCATTGTTTGGCGGATAATCCTGAAGATACGTACTGCAAAGTTTTATTATTGGACGACACTGAACTAGTCACAGAGATCAAG AGTTCTGCGAAAGGTGAATTTTTACTCAACTGGGTGTTCGATAGACTGAACCTACAGGAAAATGATTACTTCGGTTTAAGATATCTCGACCAAACCAACCAAACA CAATGGGTCGACCCAACGAAGACAATCAAAACACAATTAAAAG TTGGTGCTCCGTACACTGTATATTTTGGTGTGAAATTCTACGCAGCTGACCCCTGTTTACTGAAGGAAGAACTGACGAG gTATCAGTTTTTCCTGCAAGTGAAACGTGATATATTACAAGGTCGTCTACCAGTTACATTTGACCAGGCTGCTGAGTTATGTGCATATGCTGTTCAAT CTGAATTGGGAGATTATGATCCTAGACGACATTCCTTCGGTTACGTTTCCGAGTTCCGACTTGTGCCAAATCAAACGACAGAACTGGAGGATCGAATTCACCAGATACACAGGACCCTGGC TGGTATGGTGCCAGCGTTGGCTGAGCACAGCTATCTAGACACCGTTAAATGGTTCGACATGTACGGCGTAGACCTACATCAGGTGTTG GGTGAGGGAGCTGTGGAATATTTCCTTGGTCTTACGCCGACCGGGGTTGTTGTATATAAGAATAAATCGAAAGTCGGGAACTATTTCTG GCCGCGGATTGTCAAAGTCACATTCAAGAACAAGAATTTCATGATCAGAGTCAAAGATAAAAAT AATTATGAGAACACGTATACGTTTGAATGTCCAACGAAGCAGGGATGTAAGCATTTATGGAAGTGTTGTGTGGAACATCACGCATTCTTCCG GCTTAGCCACGTAGCGCAACCTTCAGGGAACTTCTTTCAGTTAGGATCGAAATATAGATACAG TGGTCGTACTGAGAAGCAAGCATTGAGCGATGCAGCAGCTATCCGTCCAGAGCCTCAGGTGTTACGAACACCTAGCCGTCGACATCAACGAAGATCTGCTGGTTCAGATTCTGGACTTGAACAAACCTTAG GAACACAGTATTCCGGATCATCTCGTAGTATGGGTACGTCAATAGACCCGAATATGCCGGTCAGTAAATTCATCCAGCCTGAACCGGTGATCGCAATAGCGAAAGCTCGGTCATCGGGTCATGAATCTCCACACAGTAATCGGTCAGCTCCGTGGGAAAATGAGTCTCAATCTACCGG AGGGCTGTACACGAGAGGACATGATTCGCCGTATTCGAATCACAGCGAAAAAATGATGTTTCCGCGTCGAGTGCCGTCAACCGGTAGTGAAAGTGAAAAGACAGACAGAAG ACATAGAAGTCGGCGAGATACAGATGAAAACGAAGCCCCCAGAAGACGAAGGAGAAG aTCTAAAGAGTCGAATAAAAGCAATAACAGTGATTTGTCGGAACAATCTAAGTCATCGCGCGGTTCGTCGAAAGCCAGTAAGGGCAGTAAAGGCAGTAAGGGCTCGTCGTCGTCGCGTAAATATCATCGAAATCGAAAACGCTCGTCGAAAAACGAGGAGATGGTCGACTCAGAAACGCAATGGAAAGAAGTTCAACGACGGCAAAGCGAGAGGGAAAATATCGG GCCTCAAGATGCTGTAGTTAAAGATCTTCGCCTTCAAAATGG CTCAGTACGGTCGCTGCAATCAAATGACTCCAAGGAAAGCCATGAACAACGTCGACTTAGAAG GAGAAGTCGATCGCCTGGCAAACGACCACCGGAAGAGCTCAAACAACATTTCCAATACGAGTTGGTCGATCCAGAACCTTTAACTGAGGAACAGAAGAGGGATATTCCCTATATGGCTGTTGA GACAAAAGCCGAACCATTCCGGATCAAGTATTCTCCTCATACGAGGCATAAAAGACGCACATCTCCTTACAGGAAAAGTGGCGGCCCTGG ATTCTGGTGGGACTG GGAAGGAATGGAGTATGTGAAGCCTAACGGAACTGGCACGACGCCGACCTCGCCCGATGCTCCTCCGCCGTATTCTTCAATGATGGAAAATCGTCGCAGTTACAATTCAGATCTGTACAACGGTGGAGG GAGGAAAGATGAAGTGGAGACTATGGTGCATCCTTCAGCGCCAACAGTTTATAAACAGGAGCTTCACTCCGCTCCTATTGTAAAAACTAAA aaAAATGTCTATGCATCTGTTGGGCATAACACCCGGGAAAGTCCAGCGAGTAATCCAGATTATTTGAG GAGCCATGTTAGTCATATACGTCAATTTGGAGATGCAAGCAACCGTCCAAAAGATCTTCCTGTTCGCTCAAATCGTCCTTataattcaaatgataatag ATATCATCGCCATCATCACCACCACCCGGTtacgcagcagcagcagcatcatcaTCAGTCCCATCCTGTAGTTCACCTGGAACCGCCGGCGTCTCGCCAAGCCGAGCCTTCCAACCACTCCCACAAGATCTCAACTACGGTTTAA
- the LOC141905246 gene encoding band 4.1-like protein 4 isoform X3, whose product MHCLADNPEDTYCKVLLLDDTELVTEIKSSAKGEFLLNWVFDRLNLQENDYFGLRYLDQTNQTQWVDPTKTIKTQLKVGAPYTVYFGVKFYAADPCLLKEELTRYQFFLQVKRDILQGRLPVTFDQAAELCAYAVQSELGDYDPRRHSFGYVSEFRLVPNQTTELEDRIHQIHRTLAGMVPALAEHSYLDTVKWFDMYGVDLHQVLGEGAVEYFLGLTPTGVVVYKNKSKVGNYFWPRIVKVTFKNKNFMIRVKDKNNYENTYTFECPTKQGCKHLWKCCVEHHAFFRLSHVAQPSGNFFQLGSKYRYSGRTEKQALSDAAAIRPEPQVLRTPSRRHQRRSAGSDSGLEQTLGTQYSGSSRSMGTSIDPNMPVSKFIQPEPVIAIAKARSSGHESPHSNRSAPWENESQSTGGLYTRGHDSPYSNHSEKMMFPRRVPSTGSESEKTDRRHRSRRDTDENEAPRRRRRRSKESNKSNNSDLSEQSKSSRGSSKASKGSKGSKGSSSSRKYHRNRKRSSKNEEMVDSETQWKEVQRRQSERENIGPQDAVVKDLRLQNGSVRSLQSNDSKESHEQRRLRRRSRSPGKRPPEELKQHFQYELVDPEPLTEEQKRDIPYMAVETKAEPFRIKYSPHTRHKRRTSPYRKSGGPGEGMEYVKPNGTGTTPTSPDAPPPYSSMMENRRSYNSDLYNGGGRKDEVETMVHPSAPTVYKQELHSAPIVKTKKNVYASVGHNTRESPASNPDYLRSHVSHIRQFGDASNRPKDLPVRSNRPYNSNDNRADIVATYYVGDPELKSSVKSRSMSPPDRAASKSQNASPVKSSTSKSRSTSPPDNYSFAKPRHQISSPSSPPPGYAAAAASSSVPSCSSPGTAGVSPSRAFQPLPQDLNYGLKLAPMIDVATEL is encoded by the exons ATGCATTGTTTGGCGGATAATCCTGAAGATACGTACTGCAAAGTTTTATTATTGGACGACACTGAACTAGTCACAGAGATCAAG AGTTCTGCGAAAGGTGAATTTTTACTCAACTGGGTGTTCGATAGACTGAACCTACAGGAAAATGATTACTTCGGTTTAAGATATCTCGACCAAACCAACCAAACA CAATGGGTCGACCCAACGAAGACAATCAAAACACAATTAAAAG TTGGTGCTCCGTACACTGTATATTTTGGTGTGAAATTCTACGCAGCTGACCCCTGTTTACTGAAGGAAGAACTGACGAG gTATCAGTTTTTCCTGCAAGTGAAACGTGATATATTACAAGGTCGTCTACCAGTTACATTTGACCAGGCTGCTGAGTTATGTGCATATGCTGTTCAAT CTGAATTGGGAGATTATGATCCTAGACGACATTCCTTCGGTTACGTTTCCGAGTTCCGACTTGTGCCAAATCAAACGACAGAACTGGAGGATCGAATTCACCAGATACACAGGACCCTGGC TGGTATGGTGCCAGCGTTGGCTGAGCACAGCTATCTAGACACCGTTAAATGGTTCGACATGTACGGCGTAGACCTACATCAGGTGTTG GGTGAGGGAGCTGTGGAATATTTCCTTGGTCTTACGCCGACCGGGGTTGTTGTATATAAGAATAAATCGAAAGTCGGGAACTATTTCTG GCCGCGGATTGTCAAAGTCACATTCAAGAACAAGAATTTCATGATCAGAGTCAAAGATAAAAAT AATTATGAGAACACGTATACGTTTGAATGTCCAACGAAGCAGGGATGTAAGCATTTATGGAAGTGTTGTGTGGAACATCACGCATTCTTCCG GCTTAGCCACGTAGCGCAACCTTCAGGGAACTTCTTTCAGTTAGGATCGAAATATAGATACAG TGGTCGTACTGAGAAGCAAGCATTGAGCGATGCAGCAGCTATCCGTCCAGAGCCTCAGGTGTTACGAACACCTAGCCGTCGACATCAACGAAGATCTGCTGGTTCAGATTCTGGACTTGAACAAACCTTAG GAACACAGTATTCCGGATCATCTCGTAGTATGGGTACGTCAATAGACCCGAATATGCCGGTCAGTAAATTCATCCAGCCTGAACCGGTGATCGCAATAGCGAAAGCTCGGTCATCGGGTCATGAATCTCCACACAGTAATCGGTCAGCTCCGTGGGAAAATGAGTCTCAATCTACCGG AGGGCTGTACACGAGAGGACATGATTCGCCGTATTCGAATCACAGCGAAAAAATGATGTTTCCGCGTCGAGTGCCGTCAACCGGTAGTGAAAGTGAAAAGACAGACAGAAG ACATAGAAGTCGGCGAGATACAGATGAAAACGAAGCCCCCAGAAGACGAAGGAGAAG aTCTAAAGAGTCGAATAAAAGCAATAACAGTGATTTGTCGGAACAATCTAAGTCATCGCGCGGTTCGTCGAAAGCCAGTAAGGGCAGTAAAGGCAGTAAGGGCTCGTCGTCGTCGCGTAAATATCATCGAAATCGAAAACGCTCGTCGAAAAACGAGGAGATGGTCGACTCAGAAACGCAATGGAAAGAAGTTCAACGACGGCAAAGCGAGAGGGAAAATATCGG GCCTCAAGATGCTGTAGTTAAAGATCTTCGCCTTCAAAATGG CTCAGTACGGTCGCTGCAATCAAATGACTCCAAGGAAAGCCATGAACAACGTCGACTTAGAAG GAGAAGTCGATCGCCTGGCAAACGACCACCGGAAGAGCTCAAACAACATTTCCAATACGAGTTGGTCGATCCAGAACCTTTAACTGAGGAACAGAAGAGGGATATTCCCTATATGGCTGTTGA GACAAAAGCCGAACCATTCCGGATCAAGTATTCTCCTCATACGAGGCATAAAAGACGCACATCTCCTTACAGGAAAAGTGGCGGCCCTGG GGAAGGAATGGAGTATGTGAAGCCTAACGGAACTGGCACGACGCCGACCTCGCCCGATGCTCCTCCGCCGTATTCTTCAATGATGGAAAATCGTCGCAGTTACAATTCAGATCTGTACAACGGTGGAGG GAGGAAAGATGAAGTGGAGACTATGGTGCATCCTTCAGCGCCAACAGTTTATAAACAGGAGCTTCACTCCGCTCCTATTGTAAAAACTAAA aaAAATGTCTATGCATCTGTTGGGCATAACACCCGGGAAAGTCCAGCGAGTAATCCAGATTATTTGAG GAGCCATGTTAGTCATATACGTCAATTTGGAGATGCAAGCAACCGTCCAAAAGATCTTCCTGTTCGCTCAAATCGTCCTTataattcaaatgataatag AGCTGACATAGTCGCCACATATTATGTCGGTGATCCGGAGTTAAAGTCATCGGTAAAATCTCGATCAATGTCTCCTCCCGATCGAGCGGCTTCGAAGTCTCAGAACGCCAGCCCGGTGAAGTCATCGACGTCGAAGTCACGTTCGACGTCCCCGCCTGATAATTATAGCTTTGCCAAACCACGCCATCAG ATATCATCGCCATCATCACCACCACCCGGTtacgcagcagcagcagcatcatcaTCAGTCCCATCCTGTAGTTCACCTGGAACCGCCGGCGTCTCGCCAAGCCGAGCCTTCCAACCACTCCCACAAGATCTCAACTACGGTTTAAAACTCGCTCCGATGATCGATGTTGCCACTGAACTGTGA